From the Molothrus ater isolate BHLD 08-10-18 breed brown headed cowbird chromosome 25, BPBGC_Mater_1.1, whole genome shotgun sequence genome, one window contains:
- the PLEKHA6 gene encoding pleckstrin homology domain-containing family A member 6 isoform X3, with translation MSSKAGSKRPATVPSEPPNHAMVAEVPPERPGGRAPRSSRKGIAFGKRSNSMKRNPNAAVTKSGWLYKQASSGVKQWNKRWFVLVDRCLFYYKDEKEENILGSIPLLSFRVAAVQPSDNISRKHTFKVTVCWVEELPAGNGQSLSPPQAEHAGIRTYFFSAENTEEQESWIQAMGEAARVQIPPSQRHEKPDSENIPPSKHHHHHHCNAAHREHPKAEPDTKTRGEGDGRGSEKMERKPSERADGKKDPLAKTNGLVGQEPPSEPGSPYPEGPRGPASAERPAQPNGWPYPSPSRPGSTAFPPAGDGDSGAQRRGVTPRSHPEKVAQRKSSMTQLQQWVNSRRATAPTEELRSPTRFYPVSRRVPDYYSPYSPQYPEEYQYYPPGVRPDSICSMPAFDRVSPPWALEDKRRSFRNGGPFHPAFGRQDVPLWLPAPSRPPSYLDEVDAASGSLRRMSLQPRSRSVPRSPSQGSYGRARVYSPVRSPSARFERLPPRGDEIYADPATFVMRRSISSPKYDYLGDRRPVPAGMYPYHFPASPTIHDKMDELLDLQLQRNLEYLDQQMSESETLITMVNRMVETSSPRAQLYMQVTPFPEPYRDTLHPYKISEQDTDKLLGKLCEQNKVLREQERLVQQLRAEKESLESALMGTHQELEMFGSQPAYPEKLLHKKESLQNQLINIRVELSQASTALANSTAEYESLESEVSTLHDDLWEQLNLDIQNEMLNRQIQREIWRIQDVMEGLRKNNPSRGTDTAKHRVALGPSGTYSSNSPASPLSSASLTSPLSPFSLISGSQGSPTKPGPGEEPGPPRPPLPKSYVPLESPPAVPPLPSESRLWPYPASPSWHQGEAKRGQPKPGLEQSKKEPPRPSPPGPTPEGLPQTRPEHDGDKQAALNKVGIVPPRTKSPAEEEAVPRRNGLANGLSSRERPKSAVFATETKVKMSVEEQIDRMKRHQSGSMKEKRRSLQLPGPQPLPGPQPDPPGTKTPSSYKVVRRHRSIHEVDISDLEAALRSDEPDKVYETPQEEIARLRKMELEPQHYDVDIHKELSTPDKVLIPERYVELEPESPLSPEEMKEKQKKVERIKTLIAKSSLQNVIPLGEGEVDTPQDPEVQLQEQEKRIEISCALAAEASRRGRMLSAQALAAAGAIKFHGATF, from the exons ATGTCCAGCAAGGCGGGCAGCAAGCGGCCGGCCACCGTCCCCAGCGAGCCCCCCAACCACGCCATGGTGGCCGAGGTGCCCCCGGAGCGCCCCGGAGGCCGG GCTCCGCGCTCATCCCGCAAGGGCATCGCCTTCGGGAAGCGCTCCAACTCCATGAAGAGGAACCCCAACGCCGCTGTCACCAAGAGCGGGTGGCTCTACAAGCAG GCCAGCTCGGGGGTGAAGCAGTGGAACAAGCGCTGGTTTGTGCTGGTGGATCGCTGCCTCTTCTACTACAAAG ACGAGAAGGAGGAGAACATCCTGGGCAGCATCCCCCTGCTCAGCTTCCGCGTGGCCGCCGTGCAGCCCTCGGACAACATCAGCAGGAAGCACACGTTCAAG GTGACGGTGTGCTGGGTGGAGGAGCTGCCGGCGGGTAACGGGCAGTCCCTGTCTCCTCCCCAGGCCGAGCACGCCGGCATCCGCACCTACTTCTTCAGTGCTGAGAACACGGAGGAGCAGGAGTCCTGGATCCAGGCCATGGGCGAGGCTGCCCGCGTGCAGATCCCGCCGAGCCAGAG GCACGAGAAGCCGGACTCAGAGAACATCCCCCCCagcaaacaccaccaccaccaccactgcaACGCCGCCCACCGCGAGCACCCCAAGGCTGAACCTGACACCAAGACCCGTGGCGAGGGCGACGGCCGTGGCTCGGAGAAGATGGAGCGGAAGCCGTCGGAGCGGGCGGACGGCAAGAAGGATCCTCTGGCCAAAACCAATGGCCTGGTTGGGCAGGAGCCGCCCTCGGAGCCGGGCAGTCCCTACCCCGAGGGGCCGCGGGGGCCGGCGAGCGCCGAGCGGCCGGCACAACCCAACGGGTGGCCGTACCCCTCGCCCAGCCGGCCCGGCAGCACCGCCTTCCCCCCGGCGGGTGACGGTGACAGCGGGGCCCAGCGCCGGGGCGTCACTCCCAGGTCCCACCCAGAGAAGGTGGCCCAGCGCAAGAGCTCCATGAcgcagctgcagcagtgggtgAACTCGCGCCGCGCCACCGCGCCCACCGAGGAGCTGCGCAG ccccaccaggTTTTACCCCGTGTCCCGCCGGGTGCCCGATTATTACTCGCCCTACTCGCCGCAGTACCCCGAGGAGTACCAGTACTACCCGCCGGGCGTGCGCCCCGACAGCATCTGCTCCATGCCCGCCTTCGACCGCGTCAGCCCCCCGTGGGCGCTGGAGGACAAACGCCGCTCCTTCCGCAACgggggtcccttccaccccGCCTTCGGCCGCCAGGACGTCCCGCTGTGGCTGCCGGCGCCCTCCAGGCCGCCGAGCTACCTGGACGAGGTGGACGCGGCCTCGGGCTCGCTGCGGAGGATGTCGCTGCAGCCGCGCTCGCGCTCGGTGCCGCGCTcgcccagccagggctcctaCGGCCGCGCCAGGGTTTACTCGCCCGTGCGCTCACCCAGCGCCCGCTTCGAGCGGCTGCCGCCCCGCGGGGATGAGATTTACGCCGACCCCGCCACCTTCGTGATGCGCAGGTCCATCAGCTCGCCCAAG TACGATTACCTGGGTGACAGGCGGCCCGTCCCGGCCGGGATGTACCCGTACCACTTCCCGGCGTCCCCCACCATCCACGACAAAATG GATGAACTTTTAGACCTTCAGTTGCAAAGAAACCTAGAATATTTGGACCAGCAG ATGAGTGAGAGCGAGACCCTCATCACTATGGTGAACAGGATGGTGGAGACCTCCTCCCCTAGGGCCCAGCTCTACATGCAA GTGACGCCGTTCCCGGAGCCCTACAGGGACACCCTGCACCCCTACAAGATCAGCGAGCAGGACACCGAT AAGCTGCTGGGGAAGCTCTGCGAGCAGAACAAGGTGCTGcgggagcaggagaggctggtgCAGCAGCTCCGCGCTGAGAAG GAGAGCCTGGAGAGTGCCCTGATGGGGACAcaccaggagctggagatgTTTGGGAGCCAGCCTGCCTACCCGGAGAAGCTGCTGCACAAGAAGGAATCGCTGCAGAACCAGCTCATCAACATCCGCGTGGAGCTGTCCCAGGCCAGCACG gCCCTGGCAAACAGCACGGCCGAGTACGAGAGCCTGGAGAGCGAGGTGTCCACCCTGCACGATGacctctgggagcagctcaaCCTGGAcatccag AACGAGATGCTCAACAGGCAGATCCAGAGGGAGATCTGGCGGATCCAGGACGTGATGGAGGGGCTGAGGAAGAACAACCCCTCCCGAGGCACCGACACGGCCAAGCACCGAG TGGCCCTGGGCCCCTCGGGCACGTACAGCTCcaacagccctgccagccccctgagctctgccagcctcacCAGCCCCCTGAGCCCCTTCTCCCTCATCTCCGGCTCCCAGGGATCGCCCACCAAGCCCGGCCCTGGCGAG GAACCGGGCCCGCCTCGACCTCCCCTCCCCAAGTCCTACGTGCCCCTGGAGTCTCCTCCGGCCGTTCCTCCGCTCCCCAGCGAGAGCCGCCTCTGGCCCTACCCCGCCTCCCCTTCCTGGCACCAAGGAGAGGCCAAGCGGGGACAG cccaaaccaggcctggagcagagcaagaAGGAGCCCCCCCGGCCCAGCCCCCCCGGCCCCACACCCGAGGGGCTCCCACAGACCCGCCCGGAGCACGACGGCGACAAACAAGCAGCTCTCAACAAGG TGGGAATCGTCCCCCCCAGGACCAAATCTCCGGCGGAGGAGGAGGCGGTGCCCAGGAGGAATGGCCTGGCCAACGGGCTCAGCTCCCGG GAGAGACCCAAGAGCGCCGTGTTCGCTACCGAGACCAAGGTGAAGATGAGCGTGGAGGAGCAGATCGACCGCATGAAGCGCCACCAGAGCGGCTCCATGAAGGAGAAGCGGCgcagcctgcagctccccgGCCCGCAGCCGCTGCCCGGCCCCCAGCCCGACCCGCCCGGCACCAAAACCCCCTCGTCCTACAAGGTG GTGCGGCGGCACCGCAGCATCCACGAGGTGGACATCTCGGACCTGGAGGCCGCGCTGCGCTCCGACGAGCCCGACAAGGTGTACGAGACGCCGCAGGAGGAGATCGCCCGGCTGAGGAAGATGGAGCTGGAGCCGCAGCACTACGACGTGGACATCCACAAGGAG ctgtccacGCCGGACAAAGTCCTGATCCCCGAGCGCTACGTGGAGCTGGAGCCAGAATCGCCCCTCAGCCCTGAGGAGatgaaggagaagcagaagaaggTGGAAAGGATCAAGACTCTCATTGCCAAATCCAG CCTGCAGAACGTCATCCCCCTGGGTGAGGGGGAGGTGGACACCCCGCAGGACCCTgaggtgcagctgcaggagcaggagaagaggaTCGAGAtctcctgtgccctggctgccGAGGCCTCGCGCCGCGGCCGGATGCTCTCGG CTcaagccctggctgctgccggCGCCATCAAGTTCCACGGGGCCACGTTTTAG
- the PLEKHA6 gene encoding pleckstrin homology domain-containing family A member 6 isoform X9, with the protein MSSKAGSKRPATVPSEPPNHAMVAEVPPERPGGRAPRSSRKGIAFGKRSNSMKRNPNAAVTKSGWLYKQASSGVKQWNKRWFVLVDRCLFYYKDEKEENILGSIPLLSFRVAAVQPSDNISRKHTFKVTVCWVEELPAGNGQSLSPPQAEHAGIRTYFFSAENTEEQESWIQAMGEAARVQIPPSQRHEKPDSENIPPSKHHHHHHCNAAHREHPKAEPDTKTRGEGDGRGSEKMERKPSERADGKKDPLAKTNGLVGQEPPSEPGSPYPEGPRGPASAERPAQPNGWPYPSPSRPGSTAFPPAGDGDSGAQRRGVTPRSHPEKVAQRKSSMTQLQQWVNSRRATAPTEELRSPTRFYPVSRRVPDYYSPYSPQYPEEYQYYPPGVRPDSICSMPAFDRVSPPWALEDKRRSFRNGGPFHPAFGRQDVPLWLPAPSRPPSYLDEVDAASGSLRRMSLQPRSRSVPRSPSQGSYGRARVYSPVRSPSARFERLPPRGDEIYADPATFVMRRSISSPKYDYLGDRRPVPAGMYPYHFPASPTIHDKMDELLDLQLQRNLEYLDQQMSESETLITMVNRMVETSSPRAQLYMQVTPFPEPYRDTLHPYKISEQDTDKLLGKLCEQNKVLREQERLVQQLRAEKESLESALMGTHQELEMFGSQPAYPEKLLHKKESLQNQLINIRVELSQASTALANSTAEYESLESEVSTLHDDLWEQLNLDIQNEMLNRQIQREIWRIQDVMEGLRKNNPSRGTDTAKHRVALGPSGTYSSNSPASPLSSASLTSPLSPFSLISGSQGSPTKPGPGEEPGPPRPPLPKSYVPLESPPAVPPLPSESRLWPYPASPSWHQGEAKRGQPKPGLEQSKKEPPRPSPPGPTPEGLPQTRPEHDGDKQAALNKVGIVPPRTKSPAEEEAVPRRNGLANGLSSRERPKSAVFATETKVKMSVEEQIDRMKRHQSGSMKEKRRSLQLPGPQPLPGPQPDPPGTKTPSSYKVVRRHRSIHEVDISDLEAALRSDEPDKVYETPQEEIARLRKMELEPQHYDVDIHKELSTPDKVLIPERYVELEPESPLSPEEMKEKQKKVERIKTLIAKSSLQNVIPLGEGEVDTPQDPEVQLQEQEKRIEISCALAAEASRRGRMLSAQCATPSPPTSPASPTPPTNPLSSEPPRADSSHLMRV; encoded by the exons ATGTCCAGCAAGGCGGGCAGCAAGCGGCCGGCCACCGTCCCCAGCGAGCCCCCCAACCACGCCATGGTGGCCGAGGTGCCCCCGGAGCGCCCCGGAGGCCGG GCTCCGCGCTCATCCCGCAAGGGCATCGCCTTCGGGAAGCGCTCCAACTCCATGAAGAGGAACCCCAACGCCGCTGTCACCAAGAGCGGGTGGCTCTACAAGCAG GCCAGCTCGGGGGTGAAGCAGTGGAACAAGCGCTGGTTTGTGCTGGTGGATCGCTGCCTCTTCTACTACAAAG ACGAGAAGGAGGAGAACATCCTGGGCAGCATCCCCCTGCTCAGCTTCCGCGTGGCCGCCGTGCAGCCCTCGGACAACATCAGCAGGAAGCACACGTTCAAG GTGACGGTGTGCTGGGTGGAGGAGCTGCCGGCGGGTAACGGGCAGTCCCTGTCTCCTCCCCAGGCCGAGCACGCCGGCATCCGCACCTACTTCTTCAGTGCTGAGAACACGGAGGAGCAGGAGTCCTGGATCCAGGCCATGGGCGAGGCTGCCCGCGTGCAGATCCCGCCGAGCCAGAG GCACGAGAAGCCGGACTCAGAGAACATCCCCCCCagcaaacaccaccaccaccaccactgcaACGCCGCCCACCGCGAGCACCCCAAGGCTGAACCTGACACCAAGACCCGTGGCGAGGGCGACGGCCGTGGCTCGGAGAAGATGGAGCGGAAGCCGTCGGAGCGGGCGGACGGCAAGAAGGATCCTCTGGCCAAAACCAATGGCCTGGTTGGGCAGGAGCCGCCCTCGGAGCCGGGCAGTCCCTACCCCGAGGGGCCGCGGGGGCCGGCGAGCGCCGAGCGGCCGGCACAACCCAACGGGTGGCCGTACCCCTCGCCCAGCCGGCCCGGCAGCACCGCCTTCCCCCCGGCGGGTGACGGTGACAGCGGGGCCCAGCGCCGGGGCGTCACTCCCAGGTCCCACCCAGAGAAGGTGGCCCAGCGCAAGAGCTCCATGAcgcagctgcagcagtgggtgAACTCGCGCCGCGCCACCGCGCCCACCGAGGAGCTGCGCAG ccccaccaggTTTTACCCCGTGTCCCGCCGGGTGCCCGATTATTACTCGCCCTACTCGCCGCAGTACCCCGAGGAGTACCAGTACTACCCGCCGGGCGTGCGCCCCGACAGCATCTGCTCCATGCCCGCCTTCGACCGCGTCAGCCCCCCGTGGGCGCTGGAGGACAAACGCCGCTCCTTCCGCAACgggggtcccttccaccccGCCTTCGGCCGCCAGGACGTCCCGCTGTGGCTGCCGGCGCCCTCCAGGCCGCCGAGCTACCTGGACGAGGTGGACGCGGCCTCGGGCTCGCTGCGGAGGATGTCGCTGCAGCCGCGCTCGCGCTCGGTGCCGCGCTcgcccagccagggctcctaCGGCCGCGCCAGGGTTTACTCGCCCGTGCGCTCACCCAGCGCCCGCTTCGAGCGGCTGCCGCCCCGCGGGGATGAGATTTACGCCGACCCCGCCACCTTCGTGATGCGCAGGTCCATCAGCTCGCCCAAG TACGATTACCTGGGTGACAGGCGGCCCGTCCCGGCCGGGATGTACCCGTACCACTTCCCGGCGTCCCCCACCATCCACGACAAAATG GATGAACTTTTAGACCTTCAGTTGCAAAGAAACCTAGAATATTTGGACCAGCAG ATGAGTGAGAGCGAGACCCTCATCACTATGGTGAACAGGATGGTGGAGACCTCCTCCCCTAGGGCCCAGCTCTACATGCAA GTGACGCCGTTCCCGGAGCCCTACAGGGACACCCTGCACCCCTACAAGATCAGCGAGCAGGACACCGAT AAGCTGCTGGGGAAGCTCTGCGAGCAGAACAAGGTGCTGcgggagcaggagaggctggtgCAGCAGCTCCGCGCTGAGAAG GAGAGCCTGGAGAGTGCCCTGATGGGGACAcaccaggagctggagatgTTTGGGAGCCAGCCTGCCTACCCGGAGAAGCTGCTGCACAAGAAGGAATCGCTGCAGAACCAGCTCATCAACATCCGCGTGGAGCTGTCCCAGGCCAGCACG gCCCTGGCAAACAGCACGGCCGAGTACGAGAGCCTGGAGAGCGAGGTGTCCACCCTGCACGATGacctctgggagcagctcaaCCTGGAcatccag AACGAGATGCTCAACAGGCAGATCCAGAGGGAGATCTGGCGGATCCAGGACGTGATGGAGGGGCTGAGGAAGAACAACCCCTCCCGAGGCACCGACACGGCCAAGCACCGAG TGGCCCTGGGCCCCTCGGGCACGTACAGCTCcaacagccctgccagccccctgagctctgccagcctcacCAGCCCCCTGAGCCCCTTCTCCCTCATCTCCGGCTCCCAGGGATCGCCCACCAAGCCCGGCCCTGGCGAG GAACCGGGCCCGCCTCGACCTCCCCTCCCCAAGTCCTACGTGCCCCTGGAGTCTCCTCCGGCCGTTCCTCCGCTCCCCAGCGAGAGCCGCCTCTGGCCCTACCCCGCCTCCCCTTCCTGGCACCAAGGAGAGGCCAAGCGGGGACAG cccaaaccaggcctggagcagagcaagaAGGAGCCCCCCCGGCCCAGCCCCCCCGGCCCCACACCCGAGGGGCTCCCACAGACCCGCCCGGAGCACGACGGCGACAAACAAGCAGCTCTCAACAAGG TGGGAATCGTCCCCCCCAGGACCAAATCTCCGGCGGAGGAGGAGGCGGTGCCCAGGAGGAATGGCCTGGCCAACGGGCTCAGCTCCCGG GAGAGACCCAAGAGCGCCGTGTTCGCTACCGAGACCAAGGTGAAGATGAGCGTGGAGGAGCAGATCGACCGCATGAAGCGCCACCAGAGCGGCTCCATGAAGGAGAAGCGGCgcagcctgcagctccccgGCCCGCAGCCGCTGCCCGGCCCCCAGCCCGACCCGCCCGGCACCAAAACCCCCTCGTCCTACAAGGTG GTGCGGCGGCACCGCAGCATCCACGAGGTGGACATCTCGGACCTGGAGGCCGCGCTGCGCTCCGACGAGCCCGACAAGGTGTACGAGACGCCGCAGGAGGAGATCGCCCGGCTGAGGAAGATGGAGCTGGAGCCGCAGCACTACGACGTGGACATCCACAAGGAG ctgtccacGCCGGACAAAGTCCTGATCCCCGAGCGCTACGTGGAGCTGGAGCCAGAATCGCCCCTCAGCCCTGAGGAGatgaaggagaagcagaagaaggTGGAAAGGATCAAGACTCTCATTGCCAAATCCAG CCTGCAGAACGTCATCCCCCTGGGTGAGGGGGAGGTGGACACCCCGCAGGACCCTgaggtgcagctgcaggagcaggagaagaggaTCGAGAtctcctgtgccctggctgccGAGGCCTCGCGCCGCGGCCGGATGCTCTCGG CTCAGTGcgccacccccagccctcccacctccccagcctccccGACTCCACCGACCAACCCCCTCTCGTCCGAGCCGCCCCGGGCCGACAGCAGCCACCTCATGCGGGTGTGA
- the PLEKHA6 gene encoding pleckstrin homology domain-containing family A member 6 isoform X1: MSSKAGSKRPATVPSEPPNHAMVAEVPPERPGGRAPRSSRKGIAFGKRSNSMKRNPNAAVTKSGWLYKQASSGVKQWNKRWFVLVDRCLFYYKDEKEENILGSIPLLSFRVAAVQPSDNISRKHTFKVTVCWVEELPAGNGQSLSPPQAEHAGIRTYFFSAENTEEQESWIQAMGEAARVQIPPSQRHEKPDSENIPPSKHHHHHHCNAAHREHPKAEPDTKTRGEGDGRGSEKMERKPSERADGKKDPLAKTNGLVGQEPPSEPGSPYPEGPRGPASAERPAQPNGWPYPSPSRPGSTAFPPAGDGDSGAQRRGVTPRSHPEKVAQRKSSMTQLQQWVNSRRATAPTEELRSPTRFYPVSRRVPDYYSPYSPQYPEEYQYYPPGVRPDSICSMPAFDRVSPPWALEDKRRSFRNGGPFHPAFGRQDVPLWLPAPSRPPSYLDEVDAASGSLRRMSLQPRSRSVPRSPSQGSYGRARVYSPVRSPSARFERLPPRGDEIYADPATFVMRRSISSPKYDYLGDRRPVPAGMYPYHFPASPTIHDKMDELLDLQLQRNLEYLDQQMSESETLITMVNRMVETSSPRAQLYMQVTPFPEPYRDTLHPYKISEQDTDKLLGKLCEQNKVLREQERLVQQLRAEKESLESALMGTHQELEMFGSQPAYPEKLLHKKESLQNQLINIRVELSQASTALANSTAEYESLESEVSTLHDDLWEQLNLDIQNEMLNRQIQREIWRIQDVMEGLRKNNPSRGTDTAKHRVALGPSGTYSSNSPASPLSSASLTSPLSPFSLISGSQGSPTKPGPGEEPGPPRPPLPKSYVPLESPPAVPPLPSESRLWPYPASPSWHQGEAKRGQPKPGLEQSKKEPPRPSPPGPTPEGLPQTRPEHDGDKQAALNKVGIVPPRTKSPAEEEAVPRRNGLANGLSSRERPKSAVFATETKVKMSVEEQIDRMKRHQSGSMKEKRRSLQLPGPQPLPGPQPDPPGTKTPSSYKVRRHRSIHEVDISDLEAALRSDEPDKVYETPQEEIARLRKMELEPQHYDVDIHKELSTPDKVLIPERYVELEPESPLSPEEMKEKQKKVERIKTLIAKSSLQNVIPLGEGEVDTPQDPEVQLQEQEKRIEISCALAAEASRRGRMLSAQCATPSPPTSPASPTPPTNPLSSEPPRADSSHLMRV, from the exons ATGTCCAGCAAGGCGGGCAGCAAGCGGCCGGCCACCGTCCCCAGCGAGCCCCCCAACCACGCCATGGTGGCCGAGGTGCCCCCGGAGCGCCCCGGAGGCCGG GCTCCGCGCTCATCCCGCAAGGGCATCGCCTTCGGGAAGCGCTCCAACTCCATGAAGAGGAACCCCAACGCCGCTGTCACCAAGAGCGGGTGGCTCTACAAGCAG GCCAGCTCGGGGGTGAAGCAGTGGAACAAGCGCTGGTTTGTGCTGGTGGATCGCTGCCTCTTCTACTACAAAG ACGAGAAGGAGGAGAACATCCTGGGCAGCATCCCCCTGCTCAGCTTCCGCGTGGCCGCCGTGCAGCCCTCGGACAACATCAGCAGGAAGCACACGTTCAAG GTGACGGTGTGCTGGGTGGAGGAGCTGCCGGCGGGTAACGGGCAGTCCCTGTCTCCTCCCCAGGCCGAGCACGCCGGCATCCGCACCTACTTCTTCAGTGCTGAGAACACGGAGGAGCAGGAGTCCTGGATCCAGGCCATGGGCGAGGCTGCCCGCGTGCAGATCCCGCCGAGCCAGAG GCACGAGAAGCCGGACTCAGAGAACATCCCCCCCagcaaacaccaccaccaccaccactgcaACGCCGCCCACCGCGAGCACCCCAAGGCTGAACCTGACACCAAGACCCGTGGCGAGGGCGACGGCCGTGGCTCGGAGAAGATGGAGCGGAAGCCGTCGGAGCGGGCGGACGGCAAGAAGGATCCTCTGGCCAAAACCAATGGCCTGGTTGGGCAGGAGCCGCCCTCGGAGCCGGGCAGTCCCTACCCCGAGGGGCCGCGGGGGCCGGCGAGCGCCGAGCGGCCGGCACAACCCAACGGGTGGCCGTACCCCTCGCCCAGCCGGCCCGGCAGCACCGCCTTCCCCCCGGCGGGTGACGGTGACAGCGGGGCCCAGCGCCGGGGCGTCACTCCCAGGTCCCACCCAGAGAAGGTGGCCCAGCGCAAGAGCTCCATGAcgcagctgcagcagtgggtgAACTCGCGCCGCGCCACCGCGCCCACCGAGGAGCTGCGCAG ccccaccaggTTTTACCCCGTGTCCCGCCGGGTGCCCGATTATTACTCGCCCTACTCGCCGCAGTACCCCGAGGAGTACCAGTACTACCCGCCGGGCGTGCGCCCCGACAGCATCTGCTCCATGCCCGCCTTCGACCGCGTCAGCCCCCCGTGGGCGCTGGAGGACAAACGCCGCTCCTTCCGCAACgggggtcccttccaccccGCCTTCGGCCGCCAGGACGTCCCGCTGTGGCTGCCGGCGCCCTCCAGGCCGCCGAGCTACCTGGACGAGGTGGACGCGGCCTCGGGCTCGCTGCGGAGGATGTCGCTGCAGCCGCGCTCGCGCTCGGTGCCGCGCTcgcccagccagggctcctaCGGCCGCGCCAGGGTTTACTCGCCCGTGCGCTCACCCAGCGCCCGCTTCGAGCGGCTGCCGCCCCGCGGGGATGAGATTTACGCCGACCCCGCCACCTTCGTGATGCGCAGGTCCATCAGCTCGCCCAAG TACGATTACCTGGGTGACAGGCGGCCCGTCCCGGCCGGGATGTACCCGTACCACTTCCCGGCGTCCCCCACCATCCACGACAAAATG GATGAACTTTTAGACCTTCAGTTGCAAAGAAACCTAGAATATTTGGACCAGCAG ATGAGTGAGAGCGAGACCCTCATCACTATGGTGAACAGGATGGTGGAGACCTCCTCCCCTAGGGCCCAGCTCTACATGCAA GTGACGCCGTTCCCGGAGCCCTACAGGGACACCCTGCACCCCTACAAGATCAGCGAGCAGGACACCGAT AAGCTGCTGGGGAAGCTCTGCGAGCAGAACAAGGTGCTGcgggagcaggagaggctggtgCAGCAGCTCCGCGCTGAGAAG GAGAGCCTGGAGAGTGCCCTGATGGGGACAcaccaggagctggagatgTTTGGGAGCCAGCCTGCCTACCCGGAGAAGCTGCTGCACAAGAAGGAATCGCTGCAGAACCAGCTCATCAACATCCGCGTGGAGCTGTCCCAGGCCAGCACG gCCCTGGCAAACAGCACGGCCGAGTACGAGAGCCTGGAGAGCGAGGTGTCCACCCTGCACGATGacctctgggagcagctcaaCCTGGAcatccag AACGAGATGCTCAACAGGCAGATCCAGAGGGAGATCTGGCGGATCCAGGACGTGATGGAGGGGCTGAGGAAGAACAACCCCTCCCGAGGCACCGACACGGCCAAGCACCGAG TGGCCCTGGGCCCCTCGGGCACGTACAGCTCcaacagccctgccagccccctgagctctgccagcctcacCAGCCCCCTGAGCCCCTTCTCCCTCATCTCCGGCTCCCAGGGATCGCCCACCAAGCCCGGCCCTGGCGAG GAACCGGGCCCGCCTCGACCTCCCCTCCCCAAGTCCTACGTGCCCCTGGAGTCTCCTCCGGCCGTTCCTCCGCTCCCCAGCGAGAGCCGCCTCTGGCCCTACCCCGCCTCCCCTTCCTGGCACCAAGGAGAGGCCAAGCGGGGACAG cccaaaccaggcctggagcagagcaagaAGGAGCCCCCCCGGCCCAGCCCCCCCGGCCCCACACCCGAGGGGCTCCCACAGACCCGCCCGGAGCACGACGGCGACAAACAAGCAGCTCTCAACAAGG TGGGAATCGTCCCCCCCAGGACCAAATCTCCGGCGGAGGAGGAGGCGGTGCCCAGGAGGAATGGCCTGGCCAACGGGCTCAGCTCCCGG GAGAGACCCAAGAGCGCCGTGTTCGCTACCGAGACCAAGGTGAAGATGAGCGTGGAGGAGCAGATCGACCGCATGAAGCGCCACCAGAGCGGCTCCATGAAGGAGAAGCGGCgcagcctgcagctccccgGCCCGCAGCCGCTGCCCGGCCCCCAGCCCGACCCGCCCGGCACCAAAACCCCCTCGTCCTACAAG GTGCGGCGGCACCGCAGCATCCACGAGGTGGACATCTCGGACCTGGAGGCCGCGCTGCGCTCCGACGAGCCCGACAAGGTGTACGAGACGCCGCAGGAGGAGATCGCCCGGCTGAGGAAGATGGAGCTGGAGCCGCAGCACTACGACGTGGACATCCACAAGGAG ctgtccacGCCGGACAAAGTCCTGATCCCCGAGCGCTACGTGGAGCTGGAGCCAGAATCGCCCCTCAGCCCTGAGGAGatgaaggagaagcagaagaaggTGGAAAGGATCAAGACTCTCATTGCCAAATCCAG CCTGCAGAACGTCATCCCCCTGGGTGAGGGGGAGGTGGACACCCCGCAGGACCCTgaggtgcagctgcaggagcaggagaagaggaTCGAGAtctcctgtgccctggctgccGAGGCCTCGCGCCGCGGCCGGATGCTCTCGG CTCAGTGcgccacccccagccctcccacctccccagcctccccGACTCCACCGACCAACCCCCTCTCGTCCGAGCCGCCCCGGGCCGACAGCAGCCACCTCATGCGGGTGTGA